In the Natrinema sp. CBA1119 genome, GCGCAGCACCTCGGCGACGAAGTAGCCGCGCATGATCTCGTTGACGTTGCCGAGGTGGGGGACGCCGGAGGGCGAGATGCCGCCCTTGACGACGATCGGTTCCTCGGGATTTCGGCTCGCGGGTCGTTCCTCCCCGCTCGCTTTGTCCGTGGCCTCCCGCTGGTCGGCCACGCGCTCTTCAACCCGATCCGCGACCGTATCCGCCCAGAACGCGTGTCGCGTCTCGCTCGCTTCCTCTCGCTGGAGCGTATAGGGACTGATCGCGTCGGATTCAGGCGCGTCGATCGTGTCTCCGTCAGCGTCGCCGTCGGAACTCATTGCTCGTTGCTCGCCCAGTAGGTCGGTTCTTCGCCGGCACCGTCGGGGATAACGTCCGTCCCCTCGTGATCGCCGTGGCGAACCGCGCGGGCGATCCGGTCGGGATCGGTGCCGTCGAGGACGATGGTGCGCATCCCCGAGCGCTCGATGATCTTCGCCGCCAGCAGGTCGACGGGTGCGGACGCGCCGGCGTTCATCTCGAGGCCGGCGATGACGTCGACCAGCTCCGCGGCGGAGAGCCGGTCGTACTTGGTCGCGTCGTCGTCCTCGTTGGGGTCGTCGCTGTAGACGCCGGGGACGCTCGTCGCGTAGACGAGCAGGTCGGCGTCGATGTACTCCGCGAGGGCGGCCCCGACGGCGTCCGTGGTCTGGGCCGGTGCGACCCCGCCCATAATGCAGATGTCGTCCCGGCGGAGCGCCTCGCTGGCTTCCTCGTAATCGAGGGCCGGTGCGGTCACGGACTCCTCGCTCAGCGCCGCGATGAGCAGCCGAGCGTTGAGTCGCGTCACGTCGATTCCCAGCTGATCGAGTTCGATCTCGTTTGCGCCGAGCTCTCGAGCGGCCGAGATGTATTCGCGGGCGACGCCGCCGCCCCCGACGACGGCACCGATCCGACAGCCCTCCGCGATGAGTTGCTCGATGACGGCAGCGTGTTCGGCGACCCGATCCCCGCCGGGCTCGGGAACGAGGACGCTCCCGCCGATAGAGACGACCACTTTCATACTACACCGGTGTAGCGGAGTTGCTATCTTAAGAGTTGCCAACTGCCCGGATGACGTGGTGACACACCCCTCGAGTAGCGAATCGGATGACCGCAAGCAGCGCGATCGGACCGAGGGGCGGACTACGCCTCGAGCGACAGGACGAGCCCGTCGCCGTCCCGGTCGAACTCGGTGCCAAAGGGTTTCGAGAGCTCGCGCATCCGCTCGCGGGACCACGCGGCGGCCGCCGGGCTCGCCTCGCGGACCACACAGTCGTCGATCTCGGTGGGGTGTAATCGGAGTTCGGTCGGCTGTCCGTCGGGTGTCACCGCGAGGACGAACAGAAAGCTCCGGTCGTTTCGCAACTCGTCGTCGACCCGATAGTCGTCGACGAAATCCCCCGCGTCGTAGACGATCGGCCGGCCGTTGTGGACTTCGATCCCCTGAAAGACGTGCGCGCTGTGGCCGTGAACGACGTCGACGCCCGCTTCGATCAGCCAGCGGCCGAACTCCCGGAACGACTCGGGCGGTTCCGTCACCATGTTCGGCCCCCAGTGCAGCGAGGCGACCAGCAGATCGGGATTCGTCTCGCGTGCGCGCTCGAGCGCATCCGACACAAGCCGCCGCGACTCCGAATCGTCGATATCGATTTCGATCCGGGCCGTCCCCGGCGAGTTCTCGTCGGCCGCGTACTCCGGCGTGTTGTCAGTGAACGAGACGACCGCCACGTCGAGTCCACCGTCGCCGTCCGCGTTCTGTTTCGGTTCATCGTCGCCGGCGCTGGAGCCACCGATCGTCCGAATCGCGGGCTCGAGCGCCTCGTCGATCGTCTCGCCGGCACCCGCGTGAGCGATGCCGGCTTCGTCGAGCGCCGCGATGGTGTCCCGCAGCGCGACCGCTTCGTAGTCCAGGACGTGGTTGTTCGCCAGCGCACAGATATCGACGCCCGCGCGTTCGAGGGCCGGAATTGCCCACTCGGGATCGGCTCGGAAGTGAAACGGACGGTGCGTGCGTTGCCACTCTCGGCCGCGCGTCGAGAGCACGCACTCGAGGTTTATCACCAGCCCGTCCAGTTTGTGAAGGCGCTCGAGGACGTTCCCCCAGACCGCATCGACGGATCGACTTCGTTGACGGTCGTCGACGAGCCGACCGATCATCACGTCGCCCGTGAAGCCGATTCGGAAGGGCATATCGACCGTTCGCGGCGCATGCCCAAAACCCCAGGCTACTGATTCTCGACCACCGTTCCGTCACACGGGACCCACC is a window encoding:
- the pyrH gene encoding UMP kinase → MKVVVSIGGSVLVPEPGGDRVAEHAAVIEQLIAEGCRIGAVVGGGGVAREYISAARELGANEIELDQLGIDVTRLNARLLIAALSEESVTAPALDYEEASEALRRDDICIMGGVAPAQTTDAVGAALAEYIDADLLVYATSVPGVYSDDPNEDDDATKYDRLSAAELVDVIAGLEMNAGASAPVDLLAAKIIERSGMRTIVLDGTDPDRIARAVRHGDHEGTDVIPDGAGEEPTYWASNEQ
- a CDS encoding CapA family protein, producing the protein MPFRIGFTGDVMIGRLVDDRQRSRSVDAVWGNVLERLHKLDGLVINLECVLSTRGREWQRTHRPFHFRADPEWAIPALERAGVDICALANNHVLDYEAVALRDTIAALDEAGIAHAGAGETIDEALEPAIRTIGGSSAGDDEPKQNADGDGGLDVAVVSFTDNTPEYAADENSPGTARIEIDIDDSESRRLVSDALERARETNPDLLVASLHWGPNMVTEPPESFREFGRWLIEAGVDVVHGHSAHVFQGIEVHNGRPIVYDAGDFVDDYRVDDELRNDRSFLFVLAVTPDGQPTELRLHPTEIDDCVVREASPAAAAWSRERMRELSKPFGTEFDRDGDGLVLSLEA